Proteins encoded together in one Miscanthus floridulus cultivar M001 chromosome 16, ASM1932011v1, whole genome shotgun sequence window:
- the LOC136511737 gene encoding uncharacterized protein isoform X1 — protein MPLEKCPRSPVICEQRVLIPNEHGEKLVGLLHQTSSKKLVILCHGFRATKDDSILVDLADAITKEGISAFRFDFSGNGESDGEFQYGSYRKEAADLRSVVLHFSEQKYDIIALIGHSKGGNAVLLYASKYHDVPIIVNISGRFALERGIEGRLGKNFMRRINKDGYIDVKNKKGELEYRVRKASLEDRLSTDTLFSSRAISKVCRVLTIHGTKDEIVPAEDALQFAANIPNHELRIIAKANHRYTGHEEELASLVLDFLRSHLHQGTSRLRPKL, from the exons TTATTTGTGAACAAAGAGTTCTAATTCCAAACGAGCATGGGGAGAAGCTTGTTGGTTTATTACATCAAACAAGTTCAAAGAAACTTGTGATCCTTTGCCATGGATTCCGAGCCACAAAG GATGACAGCATCTTGGTTGACCTTGCCGATGCCATCACAAAGGAAGGAATTAGTGCTTTTCGGTTTGATTTTTCTGGAAATGG GGAAAGTGATGGTGAATTCCAGTATGGAAGCTACAGAAAAGAGGCAGCTGATTTGCGCTCTGTAGTATTACATTTCTCAGAACAGAAATACGACATAATTGCTCTTATTGGGCATAGCAAAG GAGGAAATGCTGTGCTTCTATATGCTTCCAAGTACCATGACGTCCCCATCATTGTCAACATTTCTGGCCGCTTTGCATTAGAGCGAGGTATTGAGGGGCGCCTTGGGAAGAATTTCATGAGGAGAATAAACAAAGATGGATACATCGATGTGAAGAATAAAAAAG GGGAgctggagtaccgggtgaggaaagCGAGTCTGGAAGACCGGCTGAGCACTGATACCCTTTTCTCCAGCCGTGCCATAAGCAAAGTCTGCAG GGTTCTCACGATCCACGGCACCAAAGACGAGATCGTGCCGGCGGAGGATGCACTGCAGTTCGCGGCGAACATCCCCAACCACGAGCTGCGCATCATCGCAAAGGCCAACCACCGTTACACCGGGCACGAGGAGGAGCTGGCCTCGCTGGTGCTTGACTTCCTCAGGTCTCATCTCCACCAGGGCACGTCGCGCTTGCGTCCGAAATTGTAG
- the LOC136511737 gene encoding uncharacterized protein isoform X3 produces MPLEKCPRSPVICEQRVLIPNEHGEKLVGLLHQTSSKKLVILCHGFRATKDDSILVDLADAITKEGISAFRFDFSGNGESDGEFQYGSYRKEAADLRSVVLHFSEQKYDIIALIGHSKGELEYRVRKASLEDRLSTDTLFSSRAISKVCRVLTIHGTKDEIVPAEDALQFAANIPNHELRIIAKANHRYTGHEEELASLVLDFLRSHLHQGTSRLRPKL; encoded by the exons TTATTTGTGAACAAAGAGTTCTAATTCCAAACGAGCATGGGGAGAAGCTTGTTGGTTTATTACATCAAACAAGTTCAAAGAAACTTGTGATCCTTTGCCATGGATTCCGAGCCACAAAG GATGACAGCATCTTGGTTGACCTTGCCGATGCCATCACAAAGGAAGGAATTAGTGCTTTTCGGTTTGATTTTTCTGGAAATGG GGAAAGTGATGGTGAATTCCAGTATGGAAGCTACAGAAAAGAGGCAGCTGATTTGCGCTCTGTAGTATTACATTTCTCAGAACAGAAATACGACATAATTGCTCTTATTGGGCATAGCAAAG GGGAgctggagtaccgggtgaggaaagCGAGTCTGGAAGACCGGCTGAGCACTGATACCCTTTTCTCCAGCCGTGCCATAAGCAAAGTCTGCAG GGTTCTCACGATCCACGGCACCAAAGACGAGATCGTGCCGGCGGAGGATGCACTGCAGTTCGCGGCGAACATCCCCAACCACGAGCTGCGCATCATCGCAAAGGCCAACCACCGTTACACCGGGCACGAGGAGGAGCTGGCCTCGCTGGTGCTTGACTTCCTCAGGTCTCATCTCCACCAGGGCACGTCGCGCTTGCGTCCGAAATTGTAG
- the LOC136511737 gene encoding uncharacterized protein isoform X2: MVSMSWEISNVSVELKCVHAVYNMSASSYSLQPSFSNLMESDGEFQYGSYRKEAADLRSVVLHFSEQKYDIIALIGHSKGGNAVLLYASKYHDVPIIVNISGRFALERGIEGRLGKNFMRRINKDGYIDVKNKKGELEYRVRKASLEDRLSTDTLFSSRAISKVCRVLTIHGTKDEIVPAEDALQFAANIPNHELRIIAKANHRYTGHEEELASLVLDFLRSHLHQGTSRLRPKL; encoded by the exons ATGGTATCAATGTCGTGGGAGATTTCTAATGTTAGCGTTGAATTGAAATGTGTCCATGCTGTTTATAACATGTCAGCAAGTAGCTACAGCCTGCAGCCATCATTCTCCAATTTAAT GGAAAGTGATGGTGAATTCCAGTATGGAAGCTACAGAAAAGAGGCAGCTGATTTGCGCTCTGTAGTATTACATTTCTCAGAACAGAAATACGACATAATTGCTCTTATTGGGCATAGCAAAG GAGGAAATGCTGTGCTTCTATATGCTTCCAAGTACCATGACGTCCCCATCATTGTCAACATTTCTGGCCGCTTTGCATTAGAGCGAGGTATTGAGGGGCGCCTTGGGAAGAATTTCATGAGGAGAATAAACAAAGATGGATACATCGATGTGAAGAATAAAAAAG GGGAgctggagtaccgggtgaggaaagCGAGTCTGGAAGACCGGCTGAGCACTGATACCCTTTTCTCCAGCCGTGCCATAAGCAAAGTCTGCAG GGTTCTCACGATCCACGGCACCAAAGACGAGATCGTGCCGGCGGAGGATGCACTGCAGTTCGCGGCGAACATCCCCAACCACGAGCTGCGCATCATCGCAAAGGCCAACCACCGTTACACCGGGCACGAGGAGGAGCTGGCCTCGCTGGTGCTTGACTTCCTCAGGTCTCATCTCCACCAGGGCACGTCGCGCTTGCGTCCGAAATTGTAG